One Archangium lipolyticum DNA segment encodes these proteins:
- a CDS encoding HEAT repeat domain-containing protein gives MTDEQRQIRRMEALVANLRDPKHRRRRQHTLQVLAELWDRRHICIRIGPQPRIPPSVDALRAVGLCLDDPKLEVRIAAMVALTWCEPHFDEALPILEAGCRDPHPLVRLNAARSLSRLRAHAAGAVPTLRSLLSDPVRTVRWVAAFSLAECAPSEECVPILVDSLWSRSSFERLRSVVAFRGLGPLAWFAIPQLLHMMEQRGENELGEVAELLCELARDGAPGLSEPRVLDLREAARARALKDGPEGSK, from the coding sequence ATGACGGACGAGCAACGGCAGATTCGCCGGATGGAAGCGCTGGTCGCGAATCTCCGTGACCCGAAGCACCGTCGCCGACGTCAGCACACCCTCCAGGTGCTCGCGGAGCTGTGGGACAGGCGGCATATCTGTATCCGGATTGGCCCCCAGCCGAGGATCCCACCGTCGGTGGATGCCCTTCGCGCCGTTGGATTGTGCCTCGATGATCCAAAGCTGGAGGTGCGGATCGCGGCCATGGTGGCGTTGACCTGGTGCGAGCCCCATTTCGACGAGGCACTCCCCATTCTGGAGGCGGGTTGCAGGGACCCGCATCCCTTGGTGCGGCTCAACGCGGCGAGAAGCCTGTCACGCTTGAGGGCGCATGCGGCGGGAGCAGTACCAACCCTGCGGAGCCTGCTCTCGGATCCCGTGCGGACCGTGCGGTGGGTGGCCGCCTTCTCGCTGGCGGAGTGTGCACCCTCGGAGGAGTGCGTCCCGATTCTGGTGGACTCGCTGTGGAGCAGATCCTCGTTCGAACGTCTCAGGAGTGTCGTTGCCTTCCGAGGTCTCGGTCCCCTGGCATGGTTCGCGATCCCCCAGCTCCTCCACATGATGGAACAGAGGGGGGAGAATGAGCTTGGCGAGGTGGCCGAGCTCCTGTGCGAGCTCGCTCGGGATGGGGCACCGGGGCTTTCCGAGCCGCGAGTGCTGGATCTCCGGGAGGCCGCACGCGCGAGGGCTCTGAAGGACGGGCCAGAGGGCTCCAAGTAG
- a CDS encoding SMI1/KNR4 family protein: protein MRLLEKLSRHHFPNPPATLAEIVEFEQRVGWRMDSDLRAFYLHCNGAKLFEQPDSPYRILPLDKIIRARVAMRGEDSDEWGPASWYVLCDLHDNDRILVNVDRTLNARHPIIDGWNEGFSHPEDCKQIAGSFSEFLEAALSSGGRKFWLKQGGS from the coding sequence ATGAGGCTGCTCGAAAAACTCTCACGCCACCACTTTCCAAATCCGCCTGCCACTCTAGCTGAAATCGTGGAGTTCGAGCAGCGGGTGGGTTGGCGCATGGACTCGGACTTGCGCGCCTTCTATCTACACTGCAACGGCGCCAAGTTGTTCGAGCAGCCAGACTCTCCTTACCGAATCCTCCCATTGGACAAGATCATCCGGGCTCGTGTGGCCATGCGAGGAGAGGACAGTGATGAGTGGGGACCTGCCTCCTGGTACGTGCTCTGCGACCTTCATGACAACGATCGCATCCTGGTGAATGTGGACAGGACGCTAAACGCCCGTCATCCCATCATTGATGGCTGGAACGAAGGATTTTCGCATCCGGAGGACTGCAAGCAGATCGCTGGCTCATTCTCGGAGTTCCTGGAGGCAGCACTCAGTAGTGGCGGGCGCAAGTTCTGGCTGAAGCAGGGCGGCTCCTGA
- a CDS encoding AbiTii domain-containing protein, translated as MVADTLALALRIGDQELRTFCENEIAGYPEDCELPPYRKPKMFLSLHEFNPQYIGWGGQALRVLQHLRANPSQYPQISTAMQLALSDFESTSLPSNSLSIMQRKVRDFPVSTPLDPETPVFLYASPDIYQQILSGIRQEITRRLLSKLRVLVPKST; from the coding sequence GTGGTTGCTGACACCTTGGCGCTCGCACTACGTATTGGAGACCAAGAATTACGCACATTCTGCGAAAACGAAATTGCTGGCTATCCAGAAGATTGCGAACTGCCGCCCTACCGCAAGCCTAAAATGTTCTTGTCCCTCCATGAGTTCAATCCGCAGTACATTGGATGGGGTGGACAAGCACTGCGTGTCCTTCAGCATCTTCGTGCAAACCCCTCTCAATATCCACAAATCAGTACCGCGATGCAACTTGCACTATCGGATTTCGAGTCCACATCACTCCCATCAAACTCGCTATCAATCATGCAAAGAAAAGTAAGAGACTTTCCAGTATCTACTCCGCTCGACCCCGAGACACCTGTTTTCCTTTACGCATCTCCAGATATTTACCAGCAGATACTCAGCGGAATTCGGCAGGAAATAACACGACGCCTCTTGAGCAAGCTGCGTGTGTTAGTTCCAAAATCCACATAG
- a CDS encoding HEAT repeat domain-containing protein, translated as MSKQLGKGTDPKLRSQAALGLGASDDPEALKPLCDGLKDSSEQVRAASAQALGKLKELAGLECLKARKSETDAAARTAIQTSLQVLQDLKARAPKLYVQLVGVKDKTGQLRPEVVKVTEARMRRKLTQVGALLAPVKESKAAAQGVLRKHGIHGYRLQTEIHPTESGGLKVRVVCIGYPDQALLGDVEVQASGAKPEELLKVLAPRIIEDAADTFEWDT; from the coding sequence TTGAGCAAACAGCTCGGGAAGGGGACGGATCCCAAGCTGCGCTCACAGGCCGCGCTCGGTCTGGGGGCCTCGGATGATCCGGAGGCCCTGAAACCGCTGTGTGATGGGCTGAAGGATTCGAGCGAGCAGGTCCGCGCGGCCTCGGCCCAGGCGTTGGGGAAGCTGAAGGAACTGGCCGGACTGGAGTGCCTCAAGGCGCGGAAGAGCGAGACGGACGCGGCGGCGCGGACGGCCATCCAGACGTCGCTCCAGGTGCTGCAGGATTTGAAGGCACGGGCACCGAAGCTCTATGTGCAGCTCGTTGGGGTGAAGGACAAGACGGGCCAGCTGCGGCCGGAGGTGGTGAAGGTCACCGAGGCCCGGATGCGGCGGAAGCTGACCCAGGTGGGAGCGCTGCTGGCACCGGTGAAGGAGAGCAAGGCGGCGGCGCAAGGCGTCCTGCGCAAGCACGGCATCCACGGCTACCGGTTGCAGACGGAGATCCACCCCACGGAGAGCGGGGGCCTGAAGGTGCGGGTGGTGTGCATCGGCTACCCGGACCAGGCACTGCTGGGCGACGTGGAGGTCCAGGCGTCGGGAGCGAAGCCCGAGGAGCTGCTCAAGGTGTTGGCGCCCCGCATCATCGAGGATGCCGCGGACACGTTCGAGTGGGATACGTGA
- the alaS gene encoding alanine--tRNA ligase, with product MSSVMSASQIREAFLKFFEERGHRRVASSSLVPQNDPTLLFTNAGMVQFKDVFTGREKRDYARATTSQKCVRAGGKHNDLDNVGYTARHHTFFEMLGNFSFGDYFKAEAIAYGWEFVTKTLGLPKERLAVTVFNGERGIPWDEEAAELWAKQGVSRDRILKLGYKDNFWAMGDTGPCGPCSEIHFHQGNDIPCVEEAAGRPCQGVACDCDRWLEIWNLVFMQFERKEKDAPLIPLPKPSIDTGAGLERIASVVQGKRSNYDTDLFQGILSTVSGLVGKPYTQEGGASMRVVADHSRATAFLVADGVQPSNEGRGYVLRRIMRRAIRHGSLLGLDELFFYKVVDRVIELMGDAYPELRESRTFILEVAKFEEESFRRTLNRGMKLIDEEVSRLKKSGEKVLEGKKVFDLHSTYGFPWDLTQIILRERGYEADLEGFEKEMEEEAKRGKFAGSGDKAVGAIYQQVLERLGPSEFLGYEGVGHEGEGSVRAILKGGAEVTHASEGDEVELVLDRTPFYGESGGQMGDTGRIVGHGGKAVAQVQDAQRPVQGLIVHKVKVTQGSFKVGDMVQAGVDGERRSSIRANHSATHLLHKALKMVLGEHVKQAGSVVAPDYLRFDFSHFAPMTHEQLEQVEDLVNGWVRENTEAQTRIMNLEEAKKSGAVAMFGEKYGETVRVVTVHPQSTELCGGTHVRRSGDIGLFKVLSESGVASGVRRVTAVTGLGALQYVRETERELKKAAELLKTSPKDLVKRVESTQKRMKELEKKIEEVAVKAQAGSSKDLLDQARDINGMKVLATRMDPADPNVFRGLADQLRDRIKSGVIVIGGEKDGKVVLLVAATKDVVARGIHAGNLLKEMAKEVNGRGGGKPDLAQGGGEDPSRIPAAFDKFYELVQGTNLS from the coding sequence ATGTCCTCTGTCATGTCCGCCTCCCAGATTCGCGAGGCGTTCCTCAAGTTCTTCGAAGAGCGCGGTCACCGCCGCGTCGCGTCGTCTTCCCTCGTCCCCCAGAACGACCCGACCCTGCTGTTCACCAACGCGGGCATGGTCCAGTTCAAGGACGTCTTCACCGGGCGTGAGAAGCGCGACTACGCACGCGCCACCACCTCGCAGAAGTGCGTGCGCGCCGGCGGCAAGCACAACGACCTCGACAACGTGGGCTACACCGCGCGCCACCACACGTTCTTCGAGATGCTCGGCAACTTCTCCTTCGGCGACTACTTCAAGGCCGAGGCCATCGCCTACGGCTGGGAGTTCGTGACGAAGACGCTCGGGCTGCCCAAGGAGCGGCTCGCCGTCACCGTGTTCAACGGCGAGCGGGGCATTCCCTGGGACGAGGAGGCCGCCGAGCTGTGGGCGAAGCAGGGCGTGTCCCGCGACCGCATCCTCAAGCTCGGCTACAAGGACAACTTCTGGGCCATGGGCGACACCGGCCCGTGCGGCCCGTGCTCCGAAATCCACTTCCACCAGGGCAACGACATCCCCTGTGTCGAGGAGGCCGCGGGCCGTCCGTGCCAGGGCGTGGCGTGTGACTGCGACCGGTGGCTGGAGATCTGGAACCTCGTGTTCATGCAGTTCGAGCGCAAGGAGAAGGACGCGCCGCTCATCCCGCTGCCCAAGCCGTCCATCGACACGGGCGCGGGCCTTGAGCGCATCGCGTCCGTCGTCCAGGGCAAGCGCTCCAACTACGACACGGACCTCTTCCAGGGCATCCTCTCCACGGTGAGCGGGCTGGTCGGCAAGCCCTACACCCAGGAGGGTGGGGCCTCCATGCGCGTGGTGGCGGACCACAGCCGCGCCACCGCCTTCCTCGTCGCCGATGGCGTGCAGCCCTCCAACGAGGGCCGCGGCTACGTCCTGCGCCGCATCATGCGCCGCGCCATCCGCCACGGCTCGCTGCTGGGCCTGGACGAGCTCTTCTTCTACAAGGTCGTGGACCGCGTCATCGAGCTCATGGGCGATGCCTACCCCGAGCTGCGCGAGAGCCGCACCTTCATCCTCGAGGTCGCCAAGTTCGAGGAGGAGAGCTTCCGCCGCACGCTCAACCGCGGCATGAAGCTCATCGACGAGGAGGTCTCCCGGCTGAAGAAGTCCGGCGAGAAGGTGCTCGAGGGCAAGAAGGTGTTCGATCTGCACAGCACCTACGGCTTCCCGTGGGACCTCACGCAGATCATCCTCCGCGAGCGCGGCTATGAGGCGGACCTCGAGGGCTTCGAGAAGGAGATGGAGGAGGAGGCGAAGCGGGGCAAGTTCGCCGGCTCCGGTGACAAGGCGGTGGGCGCCATCTACCAGCAGGTCCTCGAGCGGCTGGGCCCCAGCGAGTTCCTCGGCTACGAGGGCGTGGGCCACGAGGGCGAGGGCTCCGTGCGCGCCATCCTCAAGGGCGGCGCCGAGGTGACGCACGCCAGCGAGGGCGACGAGGTGGAGCTGGTGCTGGACCGCACGCCCTTCTACGGCGAGTCTGGCGGCCAGATGGGCGACACCGGCCGCATCGTGGGCCACGGAGGCAAGGCCGTGGCGCAGGTGCAGGACGCGCAGCGTCCGGTGCAGGGCCTCATCGTCCACAAGGTGAAGGTCACCCAGGGCTCCTTCAAGGTCGGAGACATGGTGCAGGCGGGTGTGGACGGCGAGCGGCGCTCGTCCATCCGCGCCAACCACTCGGCCACGCACCTGCTGCACAAGGCGCTCAAGATGGTGCTCGGCGAGCACGTCAAGCAGGCCGGCTCCGTGGTGGCGCCGGACTACCTGCGCTTCGACTTCTCGCACTTCGCGCCCATGACGCACGAGCAGCTGGAGCAGGTGGAAGACCTGGTCAACGGCTGGGTGCGCGAGAACACCGAGGCGCAGACGCGCATCATGAACCTGGAGGAGGCGAAGAAGTCCGGCGCCGTCGCCATGTTCGGCGAGAAGTACGGCGAGACGGTGCGCGTCGTCACCGTGCACCCCCAGTCCACCGAGCTGTGCGGCGGCACCCACGTGCGGCGCAGCGGTGACATCGGCCTCTTCAAGGTGCTCAGCGAGTCCGGCGTGGCCTCGGGCGTGCGGCGCGTCACCGCCGTCACCGGCCTGGGCGCCCTCCAGTACGTGCGCGAGACCGAGCGCGAGCTGAAGAAGGCCGCCGAGCTGCTGAAGACCTCGCCCAAGGACCTGGTCAAGCGCGTGGAGTCCACGCAGAAGCGCATGAAGGAGCTGGAGAAGAAGATCGAGGAGGTGGCCGTGAAGGCACAGGCCGGCTCCAGCAAGGATCTGCTCGACCAGGCGCGCGACATCAACGGCATGAAGGTGCTCGCCACGCGGATGGACCCGGCCGACCCGAACGTGTTCCGCGGGCTGGCGGACCAGCTGCGCGACCGCATCAAGTCCGGGGTGATCGTCATCGGCGGAGAGAAGGACGGCAAGGTCGTCCTGCTCGTGGCGGCCACCAAGGACGTGGTGGCCCGGGGCATCCACGCCGGCAACCTGCTCAAGGAGATGGCCAAGGAGGTCAACGGCCGCGGCGGTGGCAAGCCGGACCTGGCCCAGGGCGGTGGCGAGGACCCCTCGCGCATCCCCGCCGCCTTCGACAAGTTCTACGAGCTGGTCCAGGGGACGAACCTCTCATGA
- a CDS encoding HEAT repeat domain-containing protein: MAQTNPQTASLGRLLRKGAEPPQRIQAARVLGESEDPEALQPLCEGLQDPSGEVRAAAAEALGKLGEVGAVECLEARKDEPDEAAQAAITAALKTLRELKARPPRLYVMLNGVKDATGTVPPEWVKATEARMRRKLTQLGAWLAPEKESEAEARAVLKKEKLQGYRLMAEIRPGPDGGLKLSVMCLRYPGKQLLGNVEVQASGAEQGDMLEALAPRAIEEAASSFGWKR, encoded by the coding sequence GTGGCCCAGACGAACCCCCAGACGGCCTCGCTCGGACGGCTGCTGAGGAAGGGAGCCGAGCCCCCGCAGCGCATCCAGGCGGCGAGGGTGCTGGGGGAGTCGGAGGATCCGGAGGCGCTCCAGCCCCTGTGCGAGGGGCTCCAGGACCCGAGCGGAGAGGTGAGGGCGGCGGCGGCCGAGGCGCTGGGGAAGCTGGGCGAGGTGGGGGCAGTGGAGTGCCTGGAGGCCCGGAAGGACGAGCCGGACGAGGCGGCCCAGGCGGCCATCACGGCGGCGCTGAAGACGCTGCGCGAGCTGAAGGCACGGCCGCCGCGCCTGTACGTGATGCTCAATGGGGTGAAGGACGCGACGGGGACGGTGCCGCCGGAGTGGGTGAAGGCCACCGAGGCCCGGATGCGGCGGAAGCTGACCCAGCTGGGCGCCTGGCTGGCTCCGGAGAAGGAGAGCGAGGCGGAGGCCCGGGCGGTGCTGAAGAAGGAGAAGCTCCAGGGCTACCGGCTGATGGCGGAGATCCGTCCCGGGCCGGATGGGGGGTTGAAGCTGTCGGTGATGTGCCTGCGCTACCCGGGCAAGCAGCTCCTCGGGAACGTGGAGGTGCAGGCGTCCGGAGCGGAGCAGGGAGACATGCTCGAGGCGCTGGCACCCCGGGCCATCGAGGAGGCCGCGAGCTCGTTCGGCTGGAAGAGGTGA